A stretch of DNA from Methylogaea oryzae:
GAGTTTCTATGCCGGAGTTTTCGAGATGCTTTTGTAATTTGTCCCTAATGGCGCGCGAGGAACAAATTACCGGATACCCGAACGGGGCCGCCGAAATTTTCGCATCGTATCGAATCAAGGATAATATGCCTTCATCCGCGAGCGGCTTCAGGCCGGCGGATATCGCGGCGGAAATATCCCTGCGATGCGCATTGAAGCCTTCCAGTTTGGGCAGCTGCTTCAAGCCAATGGCCGCGTTGATATCCGTAGGACGGACGTTAAAGCCCGTTGTGATAAACATAAATCTGGGGTCGACTTCGGGATAAAGTTGAGTGAACTTGTCCGTATCGGTCCGGTGTCTGGTCCAACCGTGGCTGCGCAACGACCTCAAGAGATTGGCCATGTCATCGTCGTCCGTCACCACCATTCCGCCTTCGACGGACGTGATGTGGTGCGAGAAATAAAAGCTGTAGGTGCCGATGTCGCCGAAAGTGCCTACATGCTTATTGTCCGATTTCACGCCGAGGGATTCGCACGTATCTTCGATCAACCACAGTCCGTGCTCGTTCGCGATCTGCGCATACGCGCTGCCGTCGAGACCATTTCCCAGGATATGTACCGCGCATATCCCTACGGTTTTTTCGTTGATGGCTGCTTTGACGGTTTCCGGCGTCACTTGCAAGGTCGTGGGATCGCAATCCACGAAGCGGGGGATGGCGCCTGCCTGAATGATCGGCCAAACAGACGTGGACCACGTTACGGCCGGAACGATGACTTCGTCGCCCGGCATTAGTTTGCGCTTTTTCCCTTTGATGGGGCATAGCGGATTGGCTATGGCGAAAAACGCTAGAAGATTGGCGGACGAACCCGAGTTTACAAAAACAGCATTTTTGCTTCCAACGTATTTCGCAAACTCCGCTTCGAACTCAAAGCATTTTGAGCCCATCGTGAGGAAGCCGGAGTCGAGAACGTCGATTACCGCTTTATACTCTTCCTCGCTGAGAGTGGACTTGTTTAAAGGTATTTTCATTGGGTGCTCACGTGGTGACGATTGGGTTGCCGGATTGTTAGCCTTGTGGAGAGTAGTATACCAGCTCGCTTAGTTTGAGTCGCCAGCGATCTCGATCGACTCGATGCGCGAGTAATCTAGCCCGAACAGCTTTTGGGTGCTGGAGCGGTTGATGCAAATGTTGACGATTTTTCCGATGTAAGGGGTTAGGTCCTTTTCCGAAAATGCGTAAACCCCTCCCACACGGTTAATTTGCGTACCGGAAACGATGGAGGTTAACTGCGCCGACTTCAGGTCGTCTTTCCACCACATGATGGCCGGCACGTTTTCCTGCAGCCGCTTGCGGTCAGCAACCCATAACCGGTGAGTAAAATCGGTACTTCCAGCGTTGGAGGAAAAAATCACGCCTTGCGATCGTTTCCCCAGTTGCGTCACGGCTAGTTCACCGCTGGCGCATTTGTAAGAAGCATCGAAGGGCGTAGGCCTTTTGATGCAAACAGGGGCGGCCATGATGACGACCAACAGCGCAATCATGGCCTGTTCGAACGTCTTGGATGTTTGATAGGGGGCTTTCCTTTCGTAATCCGTATTCGCAACGACATCGAAAGTGCTGGAGAAAAACAGCCGTTTGATTTGGGCGAATGAGGGCGCTTCAACGAATCGAAGATAGATTGTCAATAACCACCAGCAGCCGATCGTTATTTGCGCGAAATCCGCCGTAGCGCTGGCAGCGAATACCCGGGATCCGGCGTCTTCCATCAAAAGAGGGGCAGTCAACACGACGCCAAGCGACATCAATCCAATTAGGCTGAATAGGGCGCGTCTCCTGTAAAGGACGATCGGCCACAGTCCTGTCCACCAGAGAATGCTTGCGAATGACTGAAATGCACCGTATCGGTAATATCCCACGGTGCCGTTTTCAAGGAAAATCGAAATATTGTGTATTAGTCCCTCGAAAAGCTTTTCCGGACGAGTAACGATATTTTCGAACGCCATTTTGTAAGCTGTCGACGACGCTTGCGCGTCGGATTGGAATGTCAGCCCTGGGTGGTCCAGGAAGAATTGATTCCAGTTTTTTCCGCCTACCGATAATCCGTATAGCGTTAATGAAAAATTCCCGTAGGAGTTCCCGGGAGTTGCTCCGGAGGCCTTTAACAGTATGACTTGGGTGATATTGCCTGCGACAAGCGCCAAAAATAGGAGCGCAAAATGATGCCATCGCAGCTCGAAGCGGCGCCTTAGCATCAGCCACGACCAGCAGAATAGCAAAGGCAAACAGAACATCGCTCCGGCGCGGGCGCTTAAAGCAATGGAAATGGTGCCGAGGCCTAGTAGTATGAGGGCGAATGGCGCGTCGCTAATGGGCTTTTGCGCTAGCGAAGCCGGCCCTTGGTTGTTCGCGTCGAGCATTTTCGCGCTGGACAATAAAAATGCCATGCCGAGCGCTCCGAACATCAGCCCCGCGTTCTCGGTCGTCGTGGTCGCGAACACTTCCGAGGCCGCGTAGTTGAGCAGAAACCCGGTGAACAAAATAGCGGATCCCAGCCCAAGGTGGCGGTATAAGTGCTTTGCCGCCAAATAGAGGCATAGGGTTACGGTCAGCCCTTGCAGGATGAGGGTGCCGGCCAGGTTTTCGGTAATGCTGGAGAAGCCCGCTAGTAGGTAAGGATAAATTACCCGCCGGTCGCACCAGTCGTAATCAAATCTTCCTTTCTCAATCAGCGAATTTGCGCATTC
This window harbors:
- a CDS encoding DegT/DnrJ/EryC1/StrS family aminotransferase — protein: MKIPLNKSTLSEEEYKAVIDVLDSGFLTMGSKCFEFEAEFAKYVGSKNAVFVNSGSSANLLAFFAIANPLCPIKGKKRKLMPGDEVIVPAVTWSTSVWPIIQAGAIPRFVDCDPTTLQVTPETVKAAINEKTVGICAVHILGNGLDGSAYAQIANEHGLWLIEDTCESLGVKSDNKHVGTFGDIGTYSFYFSHHITSVEGGMVVTDDDDMANLLRSLRSHGWTRHRTDTDKFTQLYPEVDPRFMFITTGFNVRPTDINAAIGLKQLPKLEGFNAHRRDISAAISAGLKPLADEGILSLIRYDAKISAAPFGYPVICSSRAIRDKLQKHLENSGIETRPIICGNMTRQPAFQHYDYLVSGDLRGADAVMDCGLYWGTHPGMTQSEVDYIVNSVRECFAK